In the genome of Augochlora pura isolate Apur16 chromosome 8, APUR_v2.2.1, whole genome shotgun sequence, one region contains:
- the Rpb11 gene encoding DNA-directed RNA polymerase II subunit RPB11 yields MNAPPTFESFLLYEGEKKIIKEQDTKVPNAAIFTVNKEDHTLGNMIRNQLLKDPQVLFAGYKVPHPLEHKFVIRIQTTSDYTPHEAFMHAITDLIAELSLFEERFKEAIKEKKEGLD; encoded by the exons ATGAATGCACCTCCGACCTTCGAGTCATTTCTTCTGTACGAAGGAGAAAAGAA aataattaaggAACAAGATACTAAAGTTCCCAATGCAGCAATTTTCACAGTTAATAAAGAAGACCATACACTTGGAAATATGATCCGCAA TCAATTATTAAAGGATCCCCAGGTTCTATTTGCTGGATATAAAGTTCCACATCCGCTAGAACACAAATTTGTGATCAGAATACAAACAACATCAGATTATACACCACACGAGGCTTTCATGCATGCAATTACAGATTTAATTGCTGAACTTTCGTTGTTCGAGGAGCGTTTtaaa GAAGCTATCAAAGAGAAGAAGGAGGGTCTGGATTGA